From the Papaver somniferum cultivar HN1 chromosome 2, ASM357369v1, whole genome shotgun sequence genome, the window ATAATGTTAGAGTCATTCTCCTCTCCACCATCCAAATCCTGTCACATCTTATCCCAAAATTTGACCATACCCTGCTGTACCAGCTATAAGAAGGTCGATCAAGAACCGACCAACATAGAAATAGATCCTTGCTAGCCTCGTGAGTGAGGGCGGGCCCATAAGGGGACCATCAACTAAACCAGTGAGTTTCAGCCCGTGTAGGGAGCGGTTCAAATTAAATTAGGCCCGTGTAGAAGAACGGTTTAGGCTCAAAAATAACATCTCCTTCGTTTTCCTGAAACTGAAAGGAATACAAATAATCTCTGAACAACGAATAAACCCCTCTCCGCCTCTCTCAAATTCTTCTGATAAAGGCAGCTCCTTTCTTAGAATCTCTGCAACATTAGAGACTAGGTGCGCACCCTTTGATTGAAATCCATATCCTGTAACACCTTACTCTCTCATCTTCTCTTAGTTTTAAAAATTTTAGTGGTTcttcttctcagaaaccctagaaaatgTCTACAATTTACGTTGTAGAACCATCAACAAAGGGGAAAGTGATATTGAATACAAATTATGGTCCATTAGATATTGAATTATGGCCTAAAGAAGCACCAAAAGCTACTAGGAATTTCGTTCAGCTTTGTTTAGAAGGTTATTATGATAATACAATTTTTCATCGGATTATCAAATCTTTTCTTGTTCAAGGTGGTGATCCTACTGGTACTGGATTAGGTAACATTCATTAAACcctaacctttttttttgtttttgtttttgatttaaaccctaaatttggcattgttttttattcaaattttagGTCAAATTTTGTGTTTTTCACTATTGGGTAttgaaattaaattaaaaaaatccaAGGGAATCAGTAGGAAGTGAATTTTTTGGTGAAATTTTGATTGGGGCAGCTGTAGAAATTGATTTGGGTAATCTCAAGTACTGAAAGCATTGGGTTGGTTTTATGTTTCAGGTGGTGAGAGTATTTATGGAAAAGCATTTGCGGATGAGTTCCATTCACGTCTTAGATTCAAGCACAGAGGCTTGGTTGCATGTGCTAATGCTGGAACGCCGCATTCGAATGGAAGTCAGTTCTTTATGACATTGGATCGCTGTGACTGGATTGATAAAAAGAATACAATCTTTGGGAAGGTGATTGTTCTTTAGTGAAGTTTTTGTATTTATATTGAAGTTTGTGTTTCGGTGGAACTAACTTAGAATTATGCAGGTAACTGGTGAATCACTTTTCAATCTGCTGAATTTGGCGGAGGTCGAGACTGATAAGGATGACAGGCCGTTGGATCCACCTCCAAAAATACTTTCGGTTGAGGTCAGTTACTTACTGTGTGTCATAGACCAGATTATCTGTTTTAGGTTATTCTCAGTacgattttcttttattttctgtctTTTGTGGTTCATAGTCTTGATGCATCTGCGTTTTCACTGAAGAAAATTTTATTATGTACTAAAGAAAACATTTCTTCTAGCAATCGGTGGTCCTCTTACACGTTGAGGGCTAACATTCAAAAGAGTTATCTATTTGAATAAAAACGTCTAAGTTGAGTACATGAGGAGTTTCTTACATGGCACTCCTTGCACCCCTGTATGATTGTTCCTCAAATAATAGCAGAAACCAAGCATTTTCTATTTAGTCTAGAGGGCAGATTACATACGGGAAGAGCCTCTTTTGGTCATATCTTGAAGTATGTCATGTTAAAACTGGTGGAGTCTGGTGGAACCATTTTATCTAGCTGACGCACATGACTAATATCTTTTAGTTTTATCTATCCATCCTGTTTCATTAAAACGTTTTTGTCATTTCTTCTTGCACGATTTGAGGTTTTCAGTCATGTCATTGTCAATCTTCTACTATCATTCAATTTTAAGCTGTTGTTTGTTGCAGGTGTTGTGGAACCCTTTTGATGATATTATTCCAAGACAAGTTGTAAAGCCTTCTACTCGTCCGACGGAAGAAGCTGAAAACaaagagcagaagaagaaagcTGTAAAGTAAGTTTTGATATTTCGTATTGAAGCGTGATCTGAGTTGATCGGTAAACATTTATATGCATTTAATGAGCATTATAAACATTTCACTTAAAGGCTATATCCTCAATGTGCAGAAAGCTGAACCTGCTTTCATTTGGAGAAGAAGCAGAGCAGGAAGAGAAGGAACTGGCAGCCGTGAAAGTGGTCATTAGGAGTAGCCATGACGTTTTGGATGATCCTCGTCTCCTCAAGGAAGCCCCAAACAAGGAAGAGGTAATTATCAATTATGAGATATCTGTATCTGTATCTTCCACTGCTGTTTTTCGTTTTTGCATCCTTTAAAGAGATATGAAATATCTATTTTCACTGCAGAGTGTAGCTGATGCCAAGAAGTCAAAAGATGTGCATTTATCTGTACGAGAAGCTCTGACCTCAAAAAAAGAAGAATCGAGGAAAGAATCAGAAATGAGTCCTTCTAGTTCCCATGGTCTTAGCGATGACGACGAGTCCAAATTTGATGCACGTATGCGTAAACAAATTCTTCAAAAGCGTAAGGACCTTGGAGATATCCCCAGAAAAAAAGAATCACATAGAGGTATTTCATATCACCTTAGTTGGATGTTCTGCATTAGATGTTTTAACAATCCGATAGCTTTAAAAATCCTTTACTTTTTCCTGGTAATCTGTGGTGGTCTTCATGAAATAACATGATCATCTAATGTGGGGTTCTGCTTCTTGTGTTTGTAGAGAGGCCTTCCACGAAAGAGCGTCAGGTGTCCCCTTCAAGGTAAAAACTTATAAGTCATCCACGTATCTTTGTGTATCTTGAAAAATGATCATCAGTTTTTCcataatattttcattttttttttgaaacaacacGAGACATTATCTCAAATTGATAGTATGTTAATAATGCCAGACATTATCCCATTTTGAGAATTACTTTTAATGTGCATCAGGGCTAGTAGTGAGGACGATGATGATGACAAACCCAGGGTTGAAAAGCTGGCTTTGAAGAAAAAAGGAATAGGCTCAGAAGTCCGGACTGAGCGCTTAGCCAAAGCAGACACAGACATACAGTTGTTGAACAACGCCGAGAAAAGCAGGCATTTACATAAACAGAAGAAACGCAGAATCAAAGGACGTGAAGATGAGGTATTTACTAATATTAGTGCGCTTGCACTTGAGTCTTAAATTTTTACTTAGCTTGGAGTAGTTTTACCAAACCTTAAGCAGTAAACATATCAGTACTTTGAAAAGTTACGGTACCAAGTTCACAGGCCTCATTCTAAGTATATGGCTTCCTCGCTTTCTATTTAAAAGTTCAAAAAGTTAGTTTTATAAATAGGAGCATATGATAAAGTCAAGGCTGCTGCTCATATATAGAAaagtcatgcttcaaaaaaaaaatataggaaaGTCATTGCTAATGTGAACTTATCCTATGAAGAAATTTGTTTTCTCTCTACTTGGGATTTCTGAATCATATTAAACGTGATTTTTTTTAGGTGCTAGCAAAGCTCGAGAAGTTTAAAAAATCCAAGGAAACACAATCCAGTGAATCGAAAGATGACGACTTAACAGGATGGAGAACACATTCACTGAAATGTGCACCAGATAAGTCTTCCAAGGTAAAGCTTAATTTCCTTGTCATGTCATCAGGTTAATATTACAGTTAAATGCTAGTTTTTTCACATAGTAGGTTGCTAATTTGCAAATTGTCAATAACAGAATGGCATGATGCGAAATGACGACCCTGATCAGTATGAGGTGCTCGATCCTCTTCTAGAAAAAGGCAAAGAGAAATTTAACAAGATGCAAGCAAATCAAAAGCGCCGTGAACGAGAATGGAATCACCAAGCCCCTAAAGAATGGAATCGACAAGCCCCTAAATGATTTTAATATGTAAGAGGAATTTTCCGTCTCTAACATGTAGGGTTGTTCCTGTGTAACTTGTAcgttatataaaattcaaattaGCAGAAGATATAGTATTTTTCAGATGGTGAAAGCTAAACTTGTTTCACTACAACTAATTTAAAGTAGGGAACTTCTGAATTTTAGACTGAGCCTTTTTACGCTCATTTCACAAGTTTCCAAGGGAGAAGAACAGAgactttttcttcaaaatttcaatCATATGGAACTAAGAAATGAAATGTACATGGTTACTAGGGAATTAAGGAAACATGTGAAATGCATCAAGATTTGCAATGCATTGTACAGATACAACATCCTTCCAGAAAGCACACAAAAGCTAAAGAAAGAAAATGTCTGTAAGAGTGTTTGACATCCTAATTGCCCTGTGTGGTCAAAATGCTGAATGATTTGCATCTGAGCATCTCTGTGCACCTATGTGCAAGACcaaaaagaaaacgaagaaccAAGAATGTCTCCTGCATCTTTTGTTATGTTGTGTGTAGTCCACTTCACAATAGTGTGCAAGCCATTCACAGCATTAATCACATTTAGGCAGTCACCCTCCAAGTGCAGCTTTGTCAGACCTTTTTGTTGCACCCACAGTACTGCTTTCAACAATGCTTGTGCCTTTGCTTGCTTTGGATCTATTGGAAGATCTGTAGCTCCTCGCAGTCCATTGCAGTCTCCTGAAAATTTTCTAGCTATTAGTGCCCATTCAGATGGACTGTTGCTATCCACATATGATGCATCAAAATTGATTCTAGTCAAGTCATTAGCTTGGTGGAGACCAGTAATGTTGTATCTGTCTTGCAACTTGATTATTATTGGAATGTACAAGCAAAGTGCTTTTCCAATCATTCAACTGCATAGTAATGGAATTAGCAATAGCATCAGCATTAGGATTAACATTATCAAAAAATTTGGcacatctttccttccatatcCACCATATACAAAACGCAACAATTTCATATTGTCTAAAATCCAGAGCAGAATGGATGTTATCTGTTGGGAAGAAATGACTCACCCATTGATGCAAATCTGTATTAACAAGTATGCTAAACAATCTATCATCAATTTTAGTCCAAATATTGCTAGGAATAGTGCAAGAAATAAACAAATGCTGAGGGCATTCAACATTTTGACCACACAGAGGGCAAGCAGTACACTGATGCTTAGTGATTTTAGCTAATTTAGACTTTGTTGGCGAGCAATTATGTAAAAATATCCACATAAAATGGTGAATTTGAGGTGCTAGTTTGTGTTTCCAAAAAGATCTCCAGTTTATGCTCATATTATTTTTGCTAGGACCGGAAACAAGCCTATCATCCAAAATTACTTTATAAGAAGATTTCACTGTAAAATAGCCATTATTACTAGGTTAACATCTCAGTTTATCTCTCCACTAAAAGGAATtctaatttttaaaattttattcaCAGTAGTGTTGTCAAATAAGTCATTGATAATATCTAATTTTCAGCATTTCAAATCATGATCAATTAGCTGACTCACATATACCCTATTAGTAGAACTAAAACGAGATGGGGGAGGTTTATGCATATTGGGTATCCAATTGTCTTTCCAGATATGCGCAGACTTCCCGTCACCAATTTtccagatatttttttttttaactatttCCAAACCTCTGCAAATATCATTCCAGATCCAGGAGCCACGTTTAGAAACACTGTCACACAAAGGATTAGAATTAACAAAGTACTTACTCCTAAGAATACCAGTCCATTTATCATCTGGATTTTCAACTATTCTCCAAGCCAATTTAGTTAGGAGAGCAAGATTTAAGATCTCAGTTCTCCTCATATTTAAACTTCCTAGTTCTTTTGGAAGTGCAATGTCCTTCCAGGCTTTAATATAGAAACCATTTCCCCCATCTTTTTTGCCCCACCAAAACCTCATTTGGAAACTATCCAATTTATCAGTTAGCTCCTTAGGCATAGGAAAGACAGCTATAAGTGATGACTAGGTAAAATCCCTagaacatatttgtttataacaGTTCTTCCTGGTGGAGCAAGATAAGTTGGTTTCCAATGAGCAAGTCTACCCTTAGAGTTGTCTAGCAGGTGACTGAAAGAgtcaaattttcttttttgtaaaaGTAATGGGACACCTAAATACTTTTCATTTAGAGACATTCTTCTAATTCTGAGTATATTGGCTATCTCATTCTTAACATTATTAGGCACTCTTTTGCTAAAAGCTAGAGCAGATTTCTAAAATTTGACAGCTTACAGAAAACTTACTAAATTTCTCAATAAGTTCCTAGCATCTCTAGTTCTTGCCTTAATGAAAATCaggcaatcatcagcaaagaataagtGAGAGGTTTAAGGACAATGTTTATTAGCTTTAAACCCATGAATGAGGTTATGTTTTTCAGCTTGAATCATACCTCTAGATAAGGCTTCCGTACAAAGTATGAAGAGGTATGAAGACAAGGGATCACCTTGGATCAAAACTCTTTGAGGATAGTAGACTTTACCTAGGGAACCATTGAGAAAAATGGAAGTGGATACAATATAAATGCATTGGTTTATCATACTACACCAatcagaagagaattcaagctTCTTATACTATCAAGAAGGAAAGACCATTCAATTTTGTCAAAAGCTTTGGACATGTCAAGCTTGATTGTTACGCACCCATTTTTAGCCTTAGTTTGCTTCAtagaatgaatcaattcatgTGCACTAATAATATTATCATGTATTAGCCTACCTGATATGAAAGATGTCTTATCAGGAGATATGATTATGTAAAACAGTCTTTAATCTAGAGGCTAACAATTTAGATATTATTTTGTAAGACACATTACAAAGGCTAATAGGTCTAAAATCAGTTGCATTTTTAGGACAGTTGCTCTTAGGAATAAGGGTAGTGAACTcaattgtttcaaaatgaaatgaGATTGGAAAAAAGATTGTAGCATTTTAACAACTTCAGGTCCAACAGTTCCCCACATTAGTTTATAGAAACCTGGTGGGAATTCATCAGGGTCCTGGAGAAATCCAGGGCTTATCTCAAAGAcaattttattaatttaatcACTAGAGGGCATAGCAGTTAACATGAAATTATCCTTCTCAGTTATACAAGTTTCAATAAGGAAATCATCTGAGTTAGGTGGGTGAGTTGTTCTACTCATATTGCTAAAATGCCTTAGCAGTTCATTCTCAATACCCTATCTTTCATCAAGCCAAATGCCTATATTATTCTGTAAAGACTCAATTTGAGTCTTTTGTCTtctaaaattttcagaaaaaggaAGCTCTCTGCGAGAGTGTCAATAATATACGTTGTAGAACCACCAACGAAGAGGAACGTGATATTGAATACAAGTTATGGTCCATTAGATATCGAATTATGGCATAAAGAAGCACCAAAAGCTACTAGGAATTTCCTTTAGCTTTGTTAAGAAGGATGTTGTGATAATATAATTTTTCATCGTATTATCAAATCTTTTCTTGTTCAAGGTGGTGATCCTACTGGTACTGGATTAGGTAACATTccataaaccctaacttttttgttttgttttagatttaaaaccctaaatttggcatTGTTTTTGATTTAAACCCTAATGAGAATAAGTAGACATGGTTGGGTTGAGTTGAGTTATATAGGCTGAGGAATAATCCTAACCGTCCTCCTTGAAAACCAATTCGGCCCATCTTGACAGTCCTTGTTCCCTGGACATATAGACACCACTTCTTCTTATAATGGATTGCGGAatcaaatgcttaaaataaataTCATGTAAATCGTGTCAATGCATTATTCAATATCAATTGGTTGATGTTGTATTTGAGATTACAAATTAAAGTGAAAGGAAAGGTGCAGTGATGAGAatgggtggtggtggtagtggtagtgCCTTTCACCGAGTTTAGAAGAGCGAAGAATGGACCAAAGTGCGATCCGAGTTTAGATTTATAAGAGGAATATCTTAAAGGCCCTAGTCGACCCCGAGCATCACTCTCTAGTATTTTATTTCACCCAAAACCCACAACTTAACATTTACTGAAATTTCTTAGCCGTCCAAACCAAAAACTCCATATGGATGACATAGACCGCCGGATGACCTTTCGGATCAATCGTGACCGTTCTATGACTTTTTGATCTCAAAGTCAAATGCCACCTTTTTTTATAACAGTGATGCTCATGCGAAGGACGTCTAGACCGTTATACTATTGTCTCAGACTCTCAGTCCGCATTATTCAACTACATGTATccaaatgttgaaaactaattttcTTCATAAATTAACTACATTATAAGAAGACGTGGTGTCTATGTGTCCAACGAACAAGGAAGGTTGATATTGGCCGAATTGGTTTTTCAAGGAGGACGGTCAGGATTATTCCTCAACCCAGATAACTCAACCCAATCATATCTACTTATGCTCAGGCGAAGGACGGCTAGACCACTATACTATTGTCTCGGACTCTCGGTCCGCATTATTTAAATATCCATTCTGACCTCATGTATccaaatgttgaaaactaattcTCTTCCTAAATTGATATTTAGTAAAATATTTACTTTTTGAAGCATGATCATCAGTAATCGTTATTGAATACAAACATGACATTGATATTGTATAATTATTAAATCTTTCTCTCAAACCTATGCATTCTCTCTCACTCATCTTTTATTCTTTATCCTTTGACCATTATTCTTTCTCCACtaaaagaaaccctaacttttgagaCCTGTAGAAGCGTCAAAGCACTTTCACCAACTAAAATTGAGGAGATCTAAGTATAGGTTAAGGTACAACTTCACTGCTAATTGAATTTTAGGGGCTTTAGTCGAAGTTAGTTGGGGGTTTCACAGATTTTATAGCAGTAGGGAAATGGATAAGGTGATTGATTTGATTATGAAGTTCCTTTATAAAGGTAACTTTTGTAGTTCTCTTTTCAAACTTATAATttaaaaacataatcaaacattATGATCATGATGGACACTTTTTATGGAGATAAATGTTAGAAATTGTGCTTGATTTATGATGGAGATATTTTCTGAGATAAATATCGTGTAAGCAAGTTCTTTCAGACCATAATCTCACCTAATGGAACTTGACTTTCAATACCTTTTCAAGATAACTTTCTGACATGTAAAAGCTATACAATGATGATCTTTGCATCACCATAATGATTATGTTCGTTTGACTTTTAAAATATAATCCTTGGATTGGATTTGTTAGGACTTTTACATTTGCCTAATTAATGTATCATGGAAACATGATGCCTGTAAATTGTTCCAATGATTTCCTTGAACCCGTATTGGTCTGGACTACTGATGATAACCGAACTATGGTGTTGGAGACATGGACATCTTAATCACTCGGGTGATTGGGCATTCTTTagcaaaaaatttcatgaaaccaAGTATTATCTCAATGTGGGGTGGTAAACCAAGGTATCCTTTATTCCTTGATTTGTGTAGTTTGCTTCTTAGAATTAAATATTAATGTATAACTAACACTATCTTGGTTTCACGCAAGTGTTTGTACTTTGAGTGAACAGTTTTAAGTTATGTCAACTTGATTTAACCTTTTGGGCAGTGAGGTAGTGAACTACGCATCACAAATCAACTTGATTTCAATCAAGCATCGTTAACTATGTCCATGCGAAATAGAAGGCGTACTCTTTTGCTAAGTCAATTATGTTTGATGCAAAATAAATGTATCACTAACAGTaattatatttatattttaaattTATGAAGAAAAGGATATATAAATGTGTTTTACTGATGTCAGAATACATCCTCCCAATTACTATCTTTTTTTTCTCGTAGTGTTTTTGTGGTTGCTTTATGTCTTAGTTTTGTGTTATTTCCTAATGACAcggtttaaatttttttttgttcccTTTAGACTGTTTATGACGCATAGTGGTACAAGTTGGTTTAATAAAGTTGATACAGATTTTTCGAACATTTATCAAACCGAGAACCAAAATGTTGAAGTTTGTTTATTAGTCAACATTTATGACTGACATGATTTATAAGAACTGTGACAAACAAAACCTAAGGCCATGTTTGATATGACTTTTAAAAACCATTTTATGTTTTTAAAACGGAAAACAGAATGAAACACGTTTGATAAACATGTTTCCTGGAAACTTTGCTCAATTGTTTtcaggttttgaaaacaaaaaaaatgaaaacaacgtattatcgttttctctgttttttttttcttcttcaaatgaaAGGTTTGAGCTATGGTAAAGAGCCGGGGGTATGATCTCTTCAAAACTATCTTGCATGGTTAATTTCTCTATTCAAACACTCAATCTTCTATTCACTTCAATTTCCAAAATAAGATGTTGTTCCTTTGTTTTCATGTTATATAATTAAGAGGATGAAACTGATAAGGGAATTAAAACCCAGAATCGTTTCCTAGACTATATTGATCAGTTGTTGTTGCGACTTAAGTCAAATTGATtatgagttttatttttttttgtgagaTTTTTAAGAGACATTACGATCATAATATTATAAAAATCACTTTTCTGATAATAAATGGAATATTTTTAATGTGCATGAACTGTTTGGTAAAATGACCGAAAGGATATTAAAAATTAATAGttataaaaaaattcatcttGTATTAAATTCACTAATTATATATAATCTATAATTAATTTTTAAGTATTTGATAGAGTTAGCAAGTATGAACCATTGTTGGTTATAATTTACTAGGATACGGCACGGGCTTAGGAATGGTTACCACTTAGTTTGATCTTATGCATCTTTTATACTATTAGCCATCTGATGCACAAAATAaacttccttgtttttttttcctaCCACCCCACCATTAACACGTTCTAAATAGAGAACATCCAATTATAGACCGTATTTCAAAGAAAATGAATTGATTTCTCGTTGTTCAAAAACTTATCCTTGAAGTTGCAGTTTTTCTTCTGCATTGGAAAAGGATATCTATCAACCTCATGTTTGGCAATTATAATGGTATCCAAATGTAATATATGAGTTTTTGGTATTCTAAAATTTAATTTTGAAATATCTCGTTGGCCACCCATttcaaatctaaaatgaaatgctCAAGGCAATCTCCAGTGTGAATTCAAAATGCAACTATTATATAGGATAATATGATTTGCTGCGCATCCTTTttgatttttcatgattttattggaaataattTACAAAGTCATTCAACGCGAAAATTAGATCAAGTGCATCATCCATGTTCGATTAAGAAGGTTTATTGCGGGAAATTGCTAAATGAAGGGCTAGACCATGATGTAATTGGTAAAGGGTCAAGCGAGTTTGTTTGTGTGGAGTATTATGAAAGGATATAAaactttttgttaattttttaagCTAAATgacacaaaatcaaaacaaaattcttTGAAGTATAAGGTATCCATTATAGTTTATACTTCAAAGAAAAAGTCATTATTATAGTTTAGCTAATAgacatttttttttctcgaaGTAGACAAATTTCGAATCAAACAAAGTAAAAGTTCACTCAATCTAATTTTCCGCCAAAACCCTTATGGAAGTTAGAATAACAGCTCCGGATATACCATGTCGGTAGTTTGTTGTCGTCCATCATTATCGGGTAGTAAGATTTTGATTTTTCTCGCCATTTTGCATCTTGACAACGCCACGTACACTTGCCCATATCTGAAAACCGGGTTTCTCAAATTGATTACCACACGTATTTAATagattgtcccttataatatagataactAAGTTTTGTTCTTagaaaatatattttccaaaacaatttttaaaattttatgatTACTATGAACATTTCCAGATAAATTTTTATTTATCATATTATTCACATGTGTTTTTTTTACCCAAATGTATTAAAACTAACCGTTACTTTTCCAAGTGAAACTCTATATGTTCTTATTTTTGTGGGGTGCAATGTTATATTTATCAAAATGTACTAATCTTCACACACCATACCGAAAAAAGTAAAAGTCGAGATGTTTAAATTGTTTTATCTAAACAACAAAACGTGGTATACTAATTTTCGTACACCACAGgggaaaaattaaaaatcatgatGTTTAGTTAGCCGAGGTGATACAACACAAATCAAACGAGGAGGTTGAGCCTTGGACGTTAGCCGAGGTGATACCTAGTAAAATTATAAAAACAAGCATGAAAAGAGAGAATCTCACACTAAGTTATCTATCAATTGACAGAGATTTTATCCGTAACTACACAAAATTCAGAAGTTGTCGTACAAATCTCAAAACATTCCAAGTATGAACAGAAAAATTCATGAAACCCGAGTAAATGTCATTGCCCATAGGGAAATCGACAACGGACTGCATCAAATTCTAGAGTTCGTTCAATCCAGTAGATCAAGGCTCCGGGAATATCATTTCCCACATCTCTATTTTTTTCCCCATTTAGCAAACCAGTCTCAGTATTCTTTTTCCTTTCCCCAGCTACAAAGCCAATCCCTATGAGAGTTCACCAAATTCTTAACATCCGCAGTCAACACATTTTCCAAGCCATCATGAGTGAGATGATCAActgattcaaaaataaaaataatgaaaatgaaaTTAGAATAAATCACTGAGCTATTCGTCATTTGTTGTGTAATGAACACTCACTTTTAATGGTTCCCCCGTGTGAAGAGGGTCCTTCACACACGCCCAATCCATGGCTCTAGATATTAATCTAACATGTTCCTTCACGTCATTCACATCCCAAATCACATTACAGAACAGTCAGGTACCTATTGAACAAACATTCCTCCCGACCCTTGGACACAAAAGGTCACGAAAGGTGGTGCTGGTGGGTTTTCCCTTTGGGGATTCATCTGGAGGACCTCTAATTCAGAAGgcgtgaaattatttttgaatgTCACATTATCACCTAGTTTATCTCTACTGACGAGTAAAACCTTTAGAAGTATGTCATGTCCCTGGTTGTACGATGAGAAGCATATGTTGCAGGCTTGTTTTTGAATGTCCACGTCATCTGGGATCTCCTGATAATACTCAGGATCTGTAAATGTTTTATCTCTAAAAAAATCTGCGGCATGCTGGGGTCAATCGTCAACTGTTCCTGTTGTAAAATCAAGGACAAAGTTAACCAAACATGAATACTAAGGTGGGCCAAAGAGAACATCAAGATAGTATCTTCCTATCCATGGTATCAGTTCATCAATGATTTTGTCGAACCAGCCGGTGTATCCGGCCGCAGTAGCATACACATTTTCACCGATTGCAAACGCCTTCTCACTGTCTTCCTCAGTGGGTAATAGAATAAAAGAGTATGGGATGTGTTTTTACCTATTCTCTGCGTGTTTATCCATACCTTTTGAATAAAAATTGTACCTGCAACTTGCATAAAATACAATAAATCGATAATCATAACAAATTTATCAAACGTGTTTCATTCTGTTTTCCATTTTAAAAACATAAAACGATTATTAAAAGCCATATCAAACATGGTCTTAGGTTATGTTTGTCACAGTTCTTATAAATCATGTTAGTCACAAATGTTAACTAATAAACAGACTTCAACATTTTGATTCTCCATTTGATAAATGTTCGAAAAATTTGTATCAACTTTATTAAACCAACTTTTACCACTGTACATCATGAACAGTCTAAAGGGA encodes:
- the LOC113347745 gene encoding peptidyl-prolyl cis-trans isomerase CYP57-like, with product MSTIYVVEPSTKGKVILNTNYGPLDIELWPKEAPKATRNFVQLCLEGYYDNTIFHRIIKSFLVQGGDPTGTGLGGESIYGKAFADEFHSRLRFKHRGLVACANAGTPHSNGSQFFMTLDRCDWIDKKNTIFGKVTGESLFNLLNLAEVETDKDDRPLDPPPKILSVEVLWNPFDDIIPRQVVKPSTRPTEEAENKEQKKKAVKKLNLLSFGEEAEQEEKELAAVKVVIRSSHDVLDDPRLLKEAPNKEESVADAKKSKDVHLSVREALTSKKEESRKESEMSPSSSHGLSDDDESKFDARMRKQILQKRKDLGDIPRKKESHRERPSTKERQVSPSRASSEDDDDDKPRVEKLALKKKGIGSEVRTERLAKADTDIQLLNNAEKSRHLHKQKKRRIKGREDEVLAKLEKFKKSKETQSSESKDDDLTGWRTHSLKCAPDKSSKNGMMRNDDPDQYEVLDPLLEKGKEKFNKMQANQKRREREWNHQAPKEWNRQAPK